One Trichoderma asperellum chromosome 5, complete sequence genomic region harbors:
- a CDS encoding uncharacterized protein (EggNog:ENOG41~CAZy:GH55~SECRETED:SignalP(1-17)), whose amino-acid sequence MLKSLTAAVAFLGAVTASPAVLRHHGRSALQPRANSSFWYASMDHTGQFKGSAPYVSDPDSYNVFVAVNPGDAGSLQNAIDSAGSGNRQNEWLASQPRVVYIPSGTYELQNTLNMRTDTILFGDATNPPVIKAAAGFSDKYLVNGQDPSTGEAGELSFAVGLKNVILDTTAVDGSSGISALYWGVAQACQLQNVKITLAPSVNGKGHTGVQLGRGSTLALADIRIENGQTGIWHNGHQQALYKSIYFYKNTVGMLISGGNTISLLSPTFDSVGTGVSNTGGSPFIGIVDATSINSGVTFTTSVYPSIVIDNLTKDSDSDVAVIRGTTTVGASKNVINYSYGNTVGGNPVYGGVNGNTTRPSGVAPGGRIPAVVVPNYANSPVSDFINVKDPSQNGGQTVKGDGSTDDSAALNKVLQFAATNNKIAYFPFGDYRVESTLLVPVGSQLVGEAWATISGGGDFFKDSSNPKPVVQVGNEGDVGVAQLQDFRFTVSDVLPGAIIVQFNAAGDKPGDVALFNSLVTVGGTHGASALTNACTDASNECQAAFIGLHFTENSSVYVENTWNWVADHITEGFNGGSNIAAKGGALVESTKGTWLNGLGSEHWWLYQLNLKSASNVAVTLLQSETNYDQGDNTQQVPPAPWTADVKGWGDPDFSWCDDTARCHMGLANFVQGGSDIYYYGSASWAFFSGPGYQGCSGSYQCQDYMHFISSTPTNLQMYGMCSKDTSVALRLGDGTKINAQPDFTGGWSPGADIGRYTS is encoded by the exons ATGTTGAAGTCCCTCACCGCTGCGGTGGCCTTCCTGGGCGCCGTTACAGCCTCGCCAGCAGTTCtccgccatcatggccgctCTGCACTTCAGCCTCGAGCAAATAGCTCCTTTTGGTATGCTTCTATGGACCACACTGGTCAGTTCAAGGGCTCTGCGCCTTATGTATCAGATCCCGATTCGTACAACGTGTTTGTTGCCGTCAACCCTGGTGACGCCGGTTCTCTTCAGAATGCCATCGACTCAGCTGGTAGCGGCAACCGACAGAACGAATGGCTGGCATCGCAGCCTCGTGTCGTGTACATCCCATCTGGAACATACGAGCTCCAGAACACTCTCAACATGCGGACTGACACCATTCTATTCGGTGATGCTACCAACCCTCCCGTCATCAAGGCCGCGGCAGGATTCAGCGATAAGTACCTCGTCAACGGCCAGGACCCCTCGACAGGTGAAGCCGGCGAACTTTCCTTTGCTGTTGGACTGAAGAATGTTATTTTGGACACTACTGCTGTGGATGGAAGCTCTGGTATCTCTGCTCTTTACTGGGGTGTTGCTCAAGCTTGTCAGCTACAGAACGTCAAGATCACCCTTGCGCCCTCAGTCAACGGCAAGGGCCACACCGGTGTTCAGCTGGGTCGTGGATCTACTCTTGCACTTGCTGATATCCGAATTGAGAATGGCCAGACTGGTATTTGGCACAACGGCCACCAACAGGCTCTCTACAAGAGCATCTACTTCTACAAGAACACTGTTGGCATGCTCATCAGCGGCGGCAACACCATCAGTCTCTTGAGCCCTACCTTTGATTCCGTTGGTACTGGTGTTTCCAATACTGGTGGCAGCCCCTTCATCGGAATTGTCGATGCCACATCTATCAACTCAGGCGTTACTTTCACAACCTCCGTTTATCCTTCCATTGTCATCGACAACTTGACCAAGGATTCCGACTCCGATGTTGCTGTTATCCGCGGCACAACAACTGTCGGCGCATCAAAGAACGTCATCAACTACAGCTACGGAAACACTGTTGGAGGTAACCCTGTTTACGGCGGCGTTAACGGCAACACGACTCGCCCTAGCGGTGTTGCCCCTGGCGGTCGTATTCCAGCTGTCGTCGTGCCCAACTACGCTAATAGCCCTGTGAGCGACTTCATCAATGTTAAGGATCCCAGCCAGAATGGAGGCCAGACCGTCAAGGGTGATGGCAGCACCGATGACTCTGCTGCCCTTAACAAGGTCCTCCAGTTCGCCGCCACTAACAACAAGATTGCTTACTTCCCCTTTGGCGACTACCGTGTTGAGTCTACTCTCCTGGTCCCGGTTGGCTCCCAGCTTGTTGGAGAGGCCTGGGCAACTATTTCTGGCGGTGGTGACTTTTTCAAGGACTCATCCAACCCCAAGCCTGTTGTCCAAGTCGGCAACGAAGGCGATGTTGGTGTCGCCCAACTCCAGGACTTCCGCTTCACTGTCTCCGACGTTCTGCCTGGTGCCATCATTGTCCAGTTCAACGCAGCCGGTGACAAGCCTGGTGATGTCGCGCTTTTCAACTCTCTCGTAACCGTCGGCGGAACTCACGGTGCCAGTGCCTTGACCAACGCGTGCACCGACGCCAGCAACGAATGCCAGGCAGCTTTCATTGGCCTGCACTTCACCGAAAACTCTTCGGTCTACGTTGAGAACACTTGGAACTGGGTTGCTGACCACATCACCGAGGGCTTCAACGGAGGATCTAACATTGCCGCAAAGGGCGGTGCTTTGGTCGAGTCCACCAAGGGCACTTGGCTCAACGGTCTCGGTAGCGAGCACTGGTGGCTGTACCAGCTCAACCTCAAGTCTGCCAGCAACGTTGCCGTCACTCTCCTGCAGAGTGAAACCAACTACGACCAGGGCGACAACACTCAGCAAGTCCCTCCTGCGCCGTGGACTGCCGATGTCAAGGGCTGGGGTGACCCTGATTTCTCTTGGTGTGATGATACTGCGCGTTGCCACATGGGCCTTGCCAACTTTGTCCAGGGGGGCTCTGACATTTACTACTACGGCTCTGCTTCTTGGgccttcttcagcggccCCGGATACCAGGGCTGCTCTGGTTCCTATCAGTGCCAAG ATTACATGCACTTCATCTCATCGACTCCCACAAACCTTCAGATGTACGGAATGTGCTCCAAGGACACTTCAGTTGCTCTCCGCCTGGGCGACGGTACCAAGATCAATGCCCAGCCTGACTTCACTGGAGGCTGGAGCCCTGGTGCCGACATTGGTCGCTACACTTCTTAA
- a CDS encoding uncharacterized protein (EggNog:ENOG41): protein MDQTTGIIEREFPNAVTYDVSQPDKVTVTLPPKSTWSSGLHWHETHTEYLKVIKGSIKVRLGDTEQIITATQENQPELKVERYAWHEWQRAELEGDEVVVVERTDPADGEKAIFFWNLNGVILNAGRVLNTNVPGFSFFPASIKDLIIDFWIRLNLFIIFHSLDNIPVILSTTKYWNGKASRAKTGLSADWFVSHLLLSLASLIGRLFGLQAVRAEYTPLPSYQRWQEHHNFDKSK from the coding sequence atGGATCAAACAACGGGAATAATCGAGCGAGAGTTTCCCAACGCCGTCACATATGATGTCTCGCAGCCGGATAAAGTTACAGTTACACTCCCCCCAAAATCAACATGGTCAAGCGGCCTTCACTGGCACGAAACACACACAGAATACCTCAAGGTGATCAAGGGCAGCATCAAAGTGCGCCTGGGGGATACCGAGCAAATCATCACAGCTACTCAAGAGAACCAGCCAGAACTCAAAGTTGAGCGCTATGCGTGGCATGAATGGCAGCGGGCGGAGCTGGAGGGCGATGAAGTTGTAGTGGTTGAGAGGACGGACCCAGCGGATGGTGAAAAGGCCATATTCTTCTGGAATCTCAATGGGGTCATCTTGAATGCTGGAAGGGTCCTCAACACAAACGTGCCTggattttccttctttccggCGTCAATAAAAGACTTGATCATCGACTTTTGGATCAGACTCAATCTGTTTATCATCTTTCACTCTTTGGACAATATTCCCGTCATTTTGAGTACGACGAAGTATTGGAACGGAAAGGCATCGCGGGCAAAGACTGGCTTGTCGGCAGACTGGTTTGTGTCTCActtgctgctgtcgctcGCTTCTTTAATCGGTCGTCTTTTTGGACTGCAGGCTGTGAGGGCAGAATATACACCTCTACCGAGCTACCAGCGCTGGCAGGAACATCACAATTTTGATAAGTCGAAGTAA
- a CDS encoding uncharacterized protein (CAZy:GH2~SECRETED:SignalP(1-20)) — MGFTRPLFAALGIFAGTAVATTESSSAAAIHDLSLLKWTVTNEYGNITVPGKFPSQAHLDLHAAGVIDEPNSGLNDFDLRWIAAQNWTYTSKPINGLSRSKQSSTATWLVFDGLDTYATVKFCDHIVGTPDNQFRQWFYDVSSVLASCKGDPVLSINFGSVPRIINAINASSEVQHWPASVVYPFEYPNRQWVRKEQNDFGWDWGPAFSPVGPWLPGRIVQLSKGGEVYSLNTDIDIFRKGQFNNFAPDQSAPWVVNASLDFVGTLPKHASMSVVITDAKDSRSVLYSGILQGVTQSDMTITGSVTIDASKPKLWWPRDMGSQQLYNITVSVSSAGSKTPLLVSQRRVGFRTILFSSGNVTEAQIASGITPGNNWHFEINGHEFYAKGANLIPPDAFWPRVTSDRMNRLFDSVESQNFNMLRVWSSGAYLPDWIYDIADERGLLLWSEFQFSDTLYPDSPEFKENVIGEVTYNVRRLNHHASLACWMGGNEFENLMLPIAQGADPATYPYVLGQYEDLFIVTIFNILAANSHSISYSPCSANNGWLDIDLSLPIPIVERYYNTTSGHIYGDTDFYNYDTSVSFDTSAYPVGRFANEFGFISMPSIQTWQQAVEPQDLHFNSTTVILRNHHYPAGGLTRNIRNSTLGQVEMTLAVERYYPTPDKTDSVANFSAWCHATQLFQADMYKSEIQFYRRGSGMPERQLGSLYWQLNDIWQAPTWAGLEYDGRWKVLPYVARRTYDHVIASAFWNYTANQLEIWVTSDLWESASGEVSLTWVDLKGKAIANNAGMPKSIKFEVGAINTTQIISTNVVSDLKIPDTSNAVLIIELTANGKLPNSASSKATTFTHHNHFLPVWPNQAKVSDPKLQLSYNKSKKTFTVESTAGVSLYTWLTHPAGVLGFFDDNAFVLAPGQKKEVGFTLQQDTTGGKWTEQVTVESLWDLTTQ, encoded by the exons ATGGGGTTTACGAGGCCTCTTTTCGCCGCGCTCGGCATCTTCGCCGGCACAGCAGTGGCAACTACCGAAAGCTCCAGCGCAGCAGCTATTCATGATCTGAGCCTTCTCAAATGGACAGTCACGAATGAATATGGCAATATCACTGTTCCTGGCAAATTTCCATCGCAAGCTCACCTAGATCTCCACGCAGCTGGAGTGATTG ATGAACC AAACTCCGGCCTGAATGACTTTGACCTACGATGGATTGCAGCCCAAAATTGGACATATACCAGCAAGCCTATTAACGGACT CTCTAGGAGCAAACAATCGAGCACGGCTACTTGGCTGGTATTTGACGGCTTGGATACATACGCAACCGTCAAGTTCTGTGATCACATTGTTGGCACACCAGACAACCAGTTCCGACAATGGTTTTACGACGTCTCTTCTGTTCTTGCTAGCTGCAAGGGCGATCCCGTTCTAAGCATCAATTTTGGAAGCGTGCCTCGCATCATCAATGCTATTAATGCAAGCAGCGAAGTGCAGC ATTGGCCGGCTTCGGTGGTTTATCCTTTTGAATATCCCAATCGCCAATGGGTTCGCAAGGAACAAAATGACTTCGGCTGGGATTGGGGCCCAGCGTTCTCTCCTGTGGGCCCTTGGCTGCCTGGACGCATTGTTCAGCTCAGCAAGGGCGGCGAGGTGTACTCTCTAAACACGGATATCGACATCTTCCGAAAGGGTCAGTTCAATAACTTTGCGCCAGATCAGTCCGCGCCATGGGTTGTCAATGCAAGTCTCGACTTTGTGGGAACGCTGCCAAAGCATGCTTCTATGTCAGTGGTCATCACAGATGCAAAGGATAGCCGTTCAGTGTTGTATTCCGGCATTTTGCAGGGCGTGACACAGTCCGATATGACCATCACTGGCTCTGTGACCATCGATGCCAGCAAGCCGAAGTTGTGGTGGCCTCGAGACATGGGTAGCCAACAACTATACAACATAACAGTCTCTGTCAGCAGCGCAGGGTCTAAGACGCCTCTTCTTGTCTCCCAGCGGCGTGTGGGTTTCCGAACCATTTTATTCAGCTCAGGAAACGTCACAGAAGCCCAAATTGCCAGTGGCATCACGCCGGGAAATAACTGGCACTTTGAGATCAACGGCCACGAATTTTACGCCAAGGGAGCCAATTTGATCCCTCCTGACGCCTTTTGGCCAAGAGTCACCTCTGATAGAATGAACCGCTTATTCGATTCCGTTGAGTCACAAAACTTCAACATGCTTCGTGTTTGGTCCTCTGGTGCATACTTGCCAGACTGGATCTACGATATTGCCGATGAGCGCGGGCTGCTACTCTGGAGCGAGTTTCAGTTCAGTGATACTTTATACCCCGACAGTCCAGAGTTTAAAGAAAATGTTATTGGTGAAGTTACCTACAACGTTCGCCGCCTGAATCACCACGCCTCCTTGGCATGTTGGATGGGTGGCAATGAATTTGAGAACCTCATGTTGCCAATTGCCCAGGGCGCCGATCCAGCAACCTACCCATATGTTTTGGGACAATATGAAGATCTTTTCATCGTTACGATATTCAATATTCTGGCGGCCAACAGCCACTCCATTTCGTACAGCCCCTGCAGTGCAAACAATGGCTGGCTGGATATTGACCTTAGTCTACCTATTCCTATTGTTGAGAGATACTATAACACGACTTCTGGACATATCTATGGCGATACTGACTTTTACAACTACGACACATCAGTGTCTTTTGACACTTCTGCGTACCCAGTGGGTCGTTTCGCCAATGAATTCGGCTTCATCAGCATGCCTAGTATCCAAACGTGGCAGCAGGCCGTCGAGCCTCAAGACCTCCACTTCAACTCGACCACGGTCATTCTACGAAATCATCACTACCCCGCCGGTGGATTGACAAGAAATATTCGCAACAGCACCCTGGGCCAAGTCGAGATGACTCTTGCGGTGGAGCGGTACTATCCTACACCCGATAAAACTGATTCCGTCGCCAACTTCAGCGCCTGGTGCCACGCTACTCAGCTGTTCCAAGCTGACATGTACAAATCCGAGATTCAGTTTTACAGACGAGGCAGCGGCATGCCAGAGAGACAACTTGGCTCACTATACTGGCAGCTCAACGATATCTGGCAGGCTCCAACTTGGGCAGGCCTGGAGTATGACGGACGATGGAAAGTTTTACCGTATGTTGCTCGCCGGACTTACGACCATGTTATTGCGTCGGCTTTCTGGAACTACACTGCCAACCAGCTCGAAATCTGGGTTACATCGGATCTCTGGGAGTCTGCATCTGGTGAAGTATCTTTGACTTGGGTTGATCTAAAAGGCAAAGCTATTGCAAACAACGCGGGTATGCCGAAATCGATCAAGTTCGAAGTTGGTGCCATCAACACTACGCAAATCATCTCCACAAACGTGGTGTCAGATCTCAAGATTCCAGACACTAGTAATGCTGTCTTGATCATTGAACTCACTGCCAATGGCAAACTTCCCAATTCAGCCAGCAGTAAGGCGACAACTTTTACTCACCACAACCACTTCCTTCCTGTCTGGCCAAACCAAGCGAAAGTATCTGATCCCAAGCTGCAACTATCATATAACAAATCCAAGAAGACCTTCACGGTGGAATCCACGGCTGGTGTATCTTTGTATACATGGTTGACGCATCCGGCTGGAGTTTTGGGATTCTTCGACGACAATGCATTCGTGTTGGCTCCCggacagaagaaggaggtcGGCTTTACTCTCCAGCAAGATACTACTGGAGGAAAGTGGACTGAGCAGGTAACTGTGGAGAGCTTGTGGGATTTGACTACGCAGTAG